The Nakaseomyces glabratus chromosome D, complete sequence nucleotide sequence TGTGTTGGTGTTAATGGAGGTGGGTCAAGACACGTGAACCCGCAGTGTCTCAACGCTAGAATTGGATCGGTATCATCCGTGTATACGTCGCACCCCCATATTTCGTTATTAAATGTACGCGGGCACTCTCCTGAGTCGTTGAAGCTCTTCATAAGGTCTTCATACTTGATTGATATGGTAATTATGGAGTTTGCGCTCTCTTCTGGAAATTCGGGCAGAAACGGTACGGGTAGCACGCGTCTCTCTAAATCATACGGAAACGGTACAGTAGTTCTATCCTTTCTATCCACCACGTTAACAGCGTTAAGCACACCCTCTTTCGCATAATTGTATTGTAAAGTACCAAGATACCGCGGCGCCTCAGTCGGTATTACCGTGTTCGACACGACCTGTAACACTTCCTCGACCTTCTTAGAATGCCTCTTGGACGGCCTATCCTCATCtgtcttcctcttcttgCTGCTCTTcactttcttctctttcttcttctccttaTCTTTATCTTTATCTTTATCCTTatccttgtccttgtccttcACATCGGCCTTAGCACTCTTGTTTGAGTCCAGCAGCGTCTCTTGCAAACTGTATATCTGCGACTGAGTGGCCCTATACGCATCATCCGTCATCACCCAATTGCTGTCTTGGACTATCTCGGCAGTATAATCCTCCTCCTCAAGAGCTAGTTATACTCTTTATAGTAATGAACTCAATCACAAGGCATCCCCTTACGGGCGACGCACCGGCAGTCCTGCGAAACCCTTTGATGCGAGAGTCAGAGAACCTTCTTTACCCGGCAACAGCACTGGCAAATCGCTAACGCAGGGGACTCCGGCGATTAGGCCTTCACGCGTCCTGGGCCTCCTTCCCTTCTGCCAATACATTTGAAAAGCAGTACAGCTGGTACACCCAGACACATTCATAAACACCCAGACAATAACAGTcacaacttttttttctgaaatttttctcGTTTCGTTTTTTCTGaaacttttttatttttcaaaactgaaaaattgtttGGATCCTGCGAATTGCTGGAAAAAATGCTCTTGTTGGTGTGCCTGAGTCCCTGGCTCTGGGGCTGGTGTCTTGGAAGATGGGAACTTAGCCTGGGGGCTGGGAGGGAAGTTAGGCAGCTGGAAGGGGATCTCAAAGGGGATCTCAAAGGGGATCTGGAAGCCTGCAAGCCTGCAAGCCTGGAAGTCTGGAAGGGCAAGACGCACTGGGCTAGGATGGCAGGGACAGGCTTTCCCTTGGGACTGGCTCTTGGTGGGTGGGGAGCGAGGGAAGGAGCCCGAGGGAATCCTTGTGGGATTCACTGTATGGGAATAACCTACCTGTAACGAACTTGTAACTTACAATTTATTTGAGATGGCGGTTAAGTGCGATGGGTATAAGTGAGTCTGTTTGTGCT carries:
- the RXT3 gene encoding Rxt3p (CAGL0D00594g~Ortholog(s) have role in negative regulation of transcription from RNA polymerase I promoter and Rpd3L complex, Rpd3L-Expanded complex localization), whose protein sequence is MTDDAYRATQSQIYSLQETLLDSNKSAKADVKDKDKDKDKDKDKDKEKKKEKKVKSSKKRKTDEDRPSKRHSKKVEEVLQVVSNTVIPTEAPRYLGTLQYNYAKEGVLNAVNVVDRKDRTTVPFPYDLERRVLPVPFLPEFPEESANSIITISIKYEDLMKSFNDSGECPRTFNNEIWGCDVYTDDTDPILALRHCGFTCLDPPPLTPTHFKGKASHKPSTPAPLRRTPVNQTNKDNVVGEIPKDEHGLKPFDLDVDILLLPRLQQYFSVKRYGITSRHWGKLTTPLKVDAYTVHLRMSMHVSLEENIYPIETMAHDGLSYGIHKIVIKPRTANAVEW